From Vigna angularis cultivar LongXiaoDou No.4 chromosome 11, ASM1680809v1, whole genome shotgun sequence:
taataaattttataaagtatagaaaaaaaatatgtatttaatttgagaatgaaacaaaattttcaaaaaatagttCTGAAaggaaaacatttatttaaaaatagatatGAGAGATCATGAGTTGGATCCAATTAATCATAATCGTATCATTATAactagttttttattttattttttaataatttttttctgttaagaataatttaagtataagtcaaaatcttattttaaataaaagagacaaaattaaatactatatatGATGAAATATCcgtaaatttattattttgaaattttgaattaaaaatgatgTCAAATGTCCTGTAAAATAAGACTTAATGTCAATATACACAGATATAACATCTCCTTAACTttcacttaaaaatataaaccaatcattttcttattaaaatattactattatctttctctcttttaaaaaataaaattatattaaaaaacataaccaAATACTTATTAGGTATCCATGCtcatcataaaattgttttaaattttcaatcaaGGTCGAATAtgagattttatttttgatcttatatcttccttGAATATTGTTGATATAAATTGAttagtgtaacatcccataaaatacagtaataaatcatataaaatagaatattcacatatattaatatatcaaatcagTCTTACACTTAAAGAGATAAAGCATGCTAGTGGCCGAATGGCCATACCTAACTTTACAAATGTTAAAGGCGTTCAATAAACagaaatgaccgaacggtttacaaaatggAAATACCGAATCGGTCAACAACCTCACAAAAGAAAAGGAGGATCGCTCTAATACAGCAAGCTAATAACTAAACTAAGCAGCCAACCGAACGCattactgttcggccttcacttccacatccACGAGGTTtgcttcctccaaattttcttcttccagcgtttccTCAAGCAACatctctccatctgctcacatccacacagatgatcattgcacagacaggacggacgtacaaggacgatagacaacacaatgaaaaacgaagggtaagcttattgaatttaattcaagtaataacatgcatttcataacacatcaaacatatcaaatatttcACAACACATGGTTCACTCAACTCTTTAACTCaatcaattcctgatactagactgactgtccggaccgtatgaattctgtgtagctacgacgttcgtgcacccggtgATATAGTAACTGGAATTTTCGTCAActaccacccgaggttagtccgttccgtccaagttacagttatggactaagacctcctgccgttcccacacatgacatactcctctctacttgagaacgagcactcacggaacatcaggatgaaccgccaagtaagcttaccacattcatactttacaaatctcaactttcatccaagagtcgttcctccctggaacgctcgttcaaaatccacaaccatcaattcatctcatatactgttcattctttatactttttcactttaatatcatttttatcatCCGTTCCAATTACTTAAaatgacgagcgttcagcccccttcataatgaggacgaacgttaaaacTGAGATCGAGAACCACTCGTTTCCGAACAGAATAAAACCGACACATAACAAATGACGAATATCATTACCACTCGAATCAGATGAATGAAACTGACTCTAGAACGATCCGATCAATACTCAGAATAAGTTAAGTACAAGGACTCTAGGCCGCatccaaatggataaagataCGTCAAGACGATTAAATGACCATACCgagaataattcaattatagaaaccaactgccagtcaatgaccgaacgtggtACACGGAGTTACtgaaatttggacgaacgctatttccaccTGTTTGGTAATTAAAggcaaggacgaacgttcggtataagaccgagcgccactcataacTTACgttttgggtcgagacccatcacTGATTCGAACTGATAGaagaaatagaaattaatataataataagagaTGAGGAAGTTAGGTTTTTAAGAATGACTAAATGTACGAATTTATATTTACAagcttctcaatttctcacataACACTCAGGGCAtttacgtttggccgaacgcccAAACGTAGCACTTAAtacaagagggcgttcgtcctcaactagaaatctttccaaatgaaagaattcaattcaaagaagtttactaaCAGCAttgaacggtcaaggaccgttaaatgacgaacgttcattatcataggAAATTCATATTCACAGTTTCATTACATTAtactcatttctcagcataaactttcatactttcaaatactcatatcatagtccatttcatttttctcatacatcaactcataatcataatcatatacaaAAAAATCAAGTATCACAATTTCATGCttcataaaaatcatataacGTTCATACAGCACAACACATACACAAGAATTAAACTGAATAAGCTTCTCTTACCTAGATCAGTGGTGAACGTCCTAAGGGTATGATTTTGTTTTCGCTCAACTACAGCTTTCTATCCCCCAACGATTTAGTCTaaccataaaaataaagaagaactTAGATGATATCCCTGCATGCACCCAAAACTGGGTTTTGCATGTAGCCCAAGAACGAATGACCAGaaacgagaacttaccagtttcatAGTCTGgatctgttcggtccaaattgAAGCTTACGGCGTCGGGAGTACTTCTATGGTTTCTGAATGAtgaatggagaagagaaatgatgagtttcagtagagagaaggaggaggttctagagagaatgaggagaaaatGGAGGTTTGAGTTTAGGAAGGAGAAGGTGCGTGCAGGAGAGTGAGCAGCgttttcagaaaatcattttgTTTACCTTGCTTCCGAACGGTCGTGCACTCTCCTGTTGACACCTGCACTCCACTAACTGACTTCCGAAGTTTATACTGTGACACTTGGCATTAAAGCATGAAATGTTGAGTGCATTTTTAATGCATCTGAGCAAGTGACGTGGGTGCATTTATGAAAGTAAACAAGTGACTCTGGGGTGCATTTAATGAGACATGACAATTAGGCTAAGATAAACTAAATATTATGTTTGCAATATAATATATTCGTacagtttttttctttattaacttatttgttcaatatttcaatttattatagAGGATATATGGAAAATCTCTTCATATGTTATggtcttttaagaaaaaaaaaatctctttttgAAACATTTAATACGacattaaagttaattatttttccacAGGACACATTGTGTTTTGGCATATTTGGAGATATCTATGACCCAAAAAATTCTATTCATACGATAGGATTGATGCATCCTAAACCTCTCAGTTACCTTCTTCAAGTATACTAGTTTATATATAGTGATATCATCTACATTAAAACTCAAGAATAACATagtcttttatttcttttccaaAGTGTAGACACAATTATCATAACTGTTCATCTGGAATCCCATCTCCCACAAGAAATCATTTAATATCTTATACCACTATCATACATACATGTTTAGAATATTAGTagtttttagaaaaatgaatttttcaattcttttaaaaaatatatttttggttataAAAATTAGTAAAGTCATTCTAGGATTCGAATATTGAATATAAGAGATAATATTTTAGAACATTTTTATCTTAAAGAGATGGGCCTATCTTTTATTAATctcattttaagttttttatattcaagtaatacttgtatttatttttaattaatgtatttaaatcttctattaattttgaatttaagttTGGACAAAAAAGTACATAGAGATTACTTGTAAGTTGAATTGACCAAATCATGTATGGTCCTAAATCAATCATACAAGTGAAAGAAAAAGGCAAAAACAAACCAAAAGGTAAATTACTATATCTTTTAAGGTtccaaaaattatatacaaatttaattgaatgtttTATGAGGAATGTCTAATTGGTTCTAgcaatctaattttatttatttcatttgttttactttttaagaCTAATATTATATTGTGCTAATactttttttgataattttaaatatattatttaaattacttttctaatttttttttatatatatttttcttagatttgttttactatattatattattattttagtttagttttcttattgttatttgttaagATAAGATCATCTTAACAAACTTTGATTTGAAGTTTAACGTACTCTAAAAAAACAGTGTTTAATTGTCtagaataaagataaaaagtgtTAAACATTACACTTTAAGTATTTTAAACGCTATAAGAGTGTCTAACAAGAATAACatctaacaaattttttataccATCTAGTACAAGTGTTAAACGCTTTTGTAATAGATCGCCTAATATAAACAACATCTAACACAAGTTTAGAATAACGATAAATGTTGTAACTTGTTTTTCTAAACGACATAATGTTACTCAAATATATTGCATTAAACGATAGTACTCGAATCATGCCTAAACACTTAGGATTGTCTAACATTTTAAAGCATGTACTTTTTATTACTCCTTTGTGTGTTGTGTTgtactctttttttctttgcagATTTTCACCTTTATCAAAAAGTTTACTCAAAATCAGAACAACGttaaagatatttaataaatgtttcattcatacttttctctttccctACACACAACACAATTGTTATGCTAAGATGCAACATAACTTCTAAATTTGCCTTAAAGGCTACATCCCTAGAAGAAAGTCAAAAGCTCTTATTAACgaatctttttcaaatatgtatatataaagaggattgcatgaagagaagaagaaaaagaaatataattgcAATATGCTCACATTACTTCTCTTTAAATTATTTCTCTTAAGACTTATCTTTGAAAAGTTCTTTTACAAGTTTTCAGAAtatcttttattgatttcaaatcCTCTCGAAGAGAGTTAAACATTATGTTCTTgtaatatttcaaaacattttgtGTTTGTATTCATAAGTGAAGTAAAACACTTGTTAATTAACTCAGAGGAGTTAAAGAGTCTAATTAGATAGACTAATAGATACCATGACACACTTGTCTAACCAATGGGTTAGTTGTAAACTAAGAGTCGTTAAACTTCTGTGTAACAACTAAGAATTCAATTCCAAAGGTAGTTGCTTGAGGTTTTCCTCCAAGGTGAGTTTTTTATGTAACTAAAGCCTTGCGCTTCCATGACTCCAACTCTGAGGTTTCCTCTATGCCTTAGGCCTTATGTTGTCTGTTGGAACATCTTGAGATTATTTCAAGGTGATAAATTCTTCATGGCGATTAgaatatagtaataataataataatttgattagaatatagtaacaataataataataaagttactTTTGATATGCtaactaattaataatttttttaaaataaaataatttcatatccTTGAGTTTTTAGATGGTGAAATAGGAGTTATTTTGGCTTGACAAACATGCCCTTTTTCTGTGGAAGTTGACTAACGCCCCGCGTTTCCTTAATCCCCTTCCCAGAGAAAGTGACACTCAAAAACACGTTTTGAATTCCACCATTTCACGCAAAACCAAATTGACAAGGCATTGGTGTTCTCGCCCAcgttgtttgtttgttttgttaacTTCTCTTTCGATTGGTTTACCTAGTTGTTAGATTTGAGGTTTCTTGCTTGTCTTTCTTTGTGCATGTTGTGGAGATAGAAGTGAAAGAAACCAGTTGTTGTTGCTCATAGAGGGTTATATAATCGCTTAATCATGCCATTATTACCCAGTTGGATATTCTTGAATATTTTGTAAGGTAGTTCTGTGTTTTTTACTCGATGCTGCGATTGGTgggttgtttatttttgttagaattTGAGGTTAAAGGTTCGAACTCTCAATCTTGAATGAGGTTTTTTACTAGGATTTGGGGGATTATTAGAAAATAGAGAGATTTTGTTGGCGAATCTTTCAGAATTTGTGGGGTTACCATTGAGGTGTTTGTCGGTGTCATATTTGGAAGGAAGATGGTTGGAAGCATTACGAATGCACATTCAAATTTTTCTCTTCTGAATGTAAATGGTGGTAGTTTAGAAGAGAAGGTTGATGAGATACGTGAGCTTATTGGGAAAGTGGAGGGTGATCCATTAAGAATAGTTGGCGTTGGAGCTGGTGCTTGGGGCAGTGTATTTATTGCTATGTTGCAGGAAGCTTATGGTAGTTTAAGAGAAAAGGTTCTGATAAGGATATGGAGAAGGTCGGGAAGAGCTGTTGACAGGCCAACGGCTGAACACTTGTTCAAGGTGATCAATTCAAAGGAGGATGTACTGAGGAGGCTCATTAGGAGGTGTGCGTATTTGAAATATGTTGAGGCTAGGTTAGGTGATAGAACACTTCATGCGGATGAGATTTTGAAAGATGGATTTTGCCTGAATATGATAGATACCCCTCTTTGCCCTCTGAAGGTTGTGACAAACCTGCAGGAGGCTGTGTGGGATGCTGATATTGTGATTAATGGCTTGCCATCAACTGAAACTCTAGAGGTGTTTGAGGAAATTAGTAAGTACTGGAAAGAGAGAATCACTGCCCCTGTCATTGTGTCCTTGGCAAAAGGTGTAGAGGCTGAATTGGGCACTGAGCCTCGGATTATAACTCCCACTCTAATGATCAATCGAGCAAGTAAGATgcatttacatttattttgttatctGCTTTATTGATAGAGTGACTTCACTCTAAAGTACCAGCATTCCCatatttattgatgaaaaatgAACTGACCATGTTCATAAAGAAATTGTTTTCTTGTTTGCCCTTCTGTCCATGTTTAGACGCTTGGTGAGAATATTGAGTCTTTATTTGAATATGATGTGGGAACCATAAGACCCAGTGACAACTGGACATCTTTGTCTCTCACTTGcttcttttctttattcttgtgtttttcttcctttttttgcAACTTTCCTTCGTAGATTTTCCTGctacttaataaaaaattcgGCTGGTTCATGGTCTCATTAGTTGAATTGATCTGTTCAGTCCCGTATTTAAAACAATGATTTGAAGGATTGAATCCTTAGTTAATGGGAAAGTAATTTGTTGTGCAAAAGAAAATGAGGAAGCACATTTTAGGATATGCAATTGAATAGCTGTTTAGATGTATAGCATATTGTGATATTAGACAAGAGATCTGCTTGCCCTGTAGCTACAGACTGAGAGATCTGCTTGGTTCTCTCAAAATACTGAgattatgtttaataaaatttaaaaagtgatttcTGCTCTTGATATACATCCATAAATGATACTTGATACGTTgagtatttgatttttgttcatTATCACTCTTTTGGCATTCAATAGAAGATTATGTAATTGAACCTTGTCATGGGCAGAAAAGTTTCTGTCTGTGGGGAAAATCTTGATATTTTTTCTGGAGTGCTTATTTTTGTAATGGTGCTTGACATTCATGTTTAATTGAATTCCCATCGGTGCCTGATTTATTTGCAGCTGGAGTACCCTTGGAGAACATTCTTTATCTTGGAGGACCCAACATTGCCTCAGAAATTTTCAACAAAGAATATGCTAATGCTCGGATATGTGGAGCAGAAAAATGGAGGAAACCGTTGGCAAAGTTTTTGAGGCAGCCTCATTTTATAGTGTGGGATAATGGTGATCTTGTTACCCATGAAATCATGGGTGGGTTAAAAAATGTATATGCTATTGGAGCTGGTAATTTCATCACTTTCTTCTTGCATTTCTATAACAGCTTTATAGAAGCAGTGCCTAAATGCTACTTTAAGCAGGAAATAGATAATATTCGCTGTGGTTTTATTGAGGAGACAGAGCATCAGGGGAAAATCTTGTCTGTGTTGGATTTTACCCGTTGGTTATAGTGCGTGCTTGCATTGCTATTATTTGATTTGAGTATTGCAAAGGTGGGGATCGGGGGTAGAGATGTAAGTAAGAGTGGCAATTCATCATGTGCTTTTTAGCATTGTGAAGACAATTTATGTCCAGAAAAATACTTCTCATTAGATAGTGGATGCATCACACCAGTGGCAATTTTTTGACTAGAAGATTTCCCGATTCCTACTGTCTGCCATCTTGACTCTTGAGTATTTACCTTTGCCTAATATCACTTGAGAGGTCTTAGAGACTAAATATTAggtgtttatttatatttttgagtGTTGATGTTTTGAACTTTGAATGAATTTTCCGCCAGGTAGAGCAACCTCTTTTGATGTATCATATCACATTTAATAAACTGTATTCATGATATTTCTATTTAATAGGAATGGTTGCTGCTTTAACAAATGAAAGTGCCACCAGCAAATCGGTATACTTTGCTCACTGTACTTCAGAGATGATATTTATCACTCATCTATTGGCAGAAGAACCAGAGAAACTTGCAGGGCCACTTTTGGCTGATACTTATGTAACTTTGTTGAAAGGTCGTAATGCATGGTATGGACAGAAGTTGGCCAAAGGGGAATTGAATCTTGAAATGGGTGACAATATCAAGGGCAAGGGAATGATTCAGGTATAAATTTTGTACATTCAAATTTCAACATGTTTGTGACTTGGGGATAATGGTTGTCATGCTGTCagataagaaagaagaaagtcaTTAGTCATAAATATACATTTGATCCCTATAactgttattttctttataataatcTCCAAGGTTTTAAAAAACAGTCTATGACTAGGATTTGTGGCCGCATCAGCAATTTCAAGGATTGCAATAAAATCGCAACTGCTATtgtaataacaatataaaatctTATGTAATTTCCTTAAAACCATTCTTAATTGCAAAATCACGTGCTTCTAGTCCTTCATGACTTGTGAGGGACAaaatactttgttttttttgttaaaactaggaactgaaaatgaataaaatttaaatttgaactaAGGCTCTATTGGACAATCTTTATAAGCACTTACAGAAGAAAATATGTGAAGGGAAAATGTAATAATCTTGCTTCATAAACTAAGATTTTGTCGGCTTTTTAGGATAAGTACTTGCTATTCTATTTTTGGAAAGAGTAATTATAAAATAGCAAAGATCTGAAATTATTACTTCAGACTATAGGGAAGACCTGAAATTATTCAGATTTTATTCTTGAAggattttttccctttttaataTCCTAGAGATCTGCCAAAAGAGGAGATTccagattttattaatttctttttttcagcATTTAGTCTTCTATTTATGTGAAATATCTTCTGATGATTATCAGTGGAGGAAATAAAGTTTTACTGCTTAATTGTCCTAGTTCACCAACCAGGTGGGTAGCCAACTATAGATTGCACATGGGTGTTTACAATTAAGTATGATTGAGATGGTTCTCTAGAACGATATAAGACCCATCTAGTAGCAAAAGGGTTCACGCACTCACATATGGCATTGATTACTCTGAGCCCTGTTGCTAAGCCAAACTCCATTAGAGTGAGTTCTTTTATCTCTTGCAGCCACTTTTGACTGGTCCCTAGGACAATTAGATGTCAAAAATGCCTTCCTCAATGGAGATTTAGTGGAAGAGTATATATGGAAGCCCCTCCAGGATATGGAGAGAAGTTTGGCACAATAGTGTGCAAGCTGGTAATGGGTTAAAACAGTGGGCTTGGTTTGAGAAGTTCACTCAGTTTACTTCAAAGTCATGGGTACGCACAACGACAAGGTGATCACACAATGTTCTTCGAACATTTACAAGATCTCCATATTAACAGTACTGATGAACTGATGATATAATTCTAGTAGGAGAGTATGTGTTTGAAATGAACTGCTTGAAGACATCATGTCATAAACATTTGAAAACAAGGACCTAGGATCCTTTATGTATTTTCTTGGTAGGGAGGTTACTCATTTAAAACAGAGGATTATGGTGTCACAAGGGATGTATGTTCTTGGATCTTCTTAAGGAAGCAGGAATGAGTGGTGTGGACCAGTAGACACTCCAATTGACCCCAATCAAAAGCTTTACATAAGAAGGAAAGATATACAGTTATACATTCATCATCTCAAAGGCATCATGAAGCAGTATATGAGATCCTTAGATACTTGATATTTACTCCAGGCAAGCGTTTACTCTTTCAGAAGACTCCATAACAGAATATAGAGGTATATACTCATGCACATTGGATAGGTTAGTAACTAATAGGAGATTCACTTCAGGATATTGTACTTGTGTTTGAGAAAATCTGATGACTTGgcaaaataagaaacaaaatgttgtaGCAAGGAATTCTGCAGAAGCAAGAATGTAGAGCTTGGCTAGTGAGATGTGTGATATGCTTTGCTGAAAATAACTCTTCAAGAGTTTCTCGGATGCCCATACAAATGTTAAGGAAGTTGTACTGCGACAACAAAGTTGCCATAATCATTGTTCAAAATCCTGTTCAGCATAATCGCACAAAGCACATAGAACATGACGGACACACTTCATCAAGGAGAAGATTGGAGCTATTTGGTTGTCATTTGTTACCTCTAAGAAACAAATAGCAGGTGTTTTCACCAAAGAGGCTTCCCAAGCCTAGTTTTAAATTGTTTGTAACCAAGTTGGACATGTTAGACCTATGCTCCGACTGGAGGGAGGTGTCGGATTTTAGGAGAAATACTTGTTATTCTATTTTAGGaaagaataattataaaatagcGAAGTTCTGaagttatttttagattttattgttgaaatacttttttccctttttaataTTCTTGAGATGTGCTGATTGAGGAGATTCCAGATTTTATGGTTTTCCCTTTTTCAGCCCTTTCTATTTATGTGTAAAATTTTAGTCaagaaaagaatataataaaacttgttttttcttcttaaag
This genomic window contains:
- the LOC108334322 gene encoding probable glycerol-3-phosphate dehydrogenase [NAD(+)] 1, cytosolic, which encodes MVGSITNAHSNFSLLNVNGGSLEEKVDEIRELIGKVEGDPLRIVGVGAGAWGSVFIAMLQEAYGSLREKVLIRIWRRSGRAVDRPTAEHLFKVINSKEDVLRRLIRRCAYLKYVEARLGDRTLHADEILKDGFCLNMIDTPLCPLKVVTNLQEAVWDADIVINGLPSTETLEVFEEISKYWKERITAPVIVSLAKGVEAELGTEPRIITPTLMINRATGVPLENILYLGGPNIASEIFNKEYANARICGAEKWRKPLAKFLRQPHFIVWDNGDLVTHEIMGGLKNVYAIGAGMVAALTNESATSKSVYFAHCTSEMIFITHLLAEEPEKLAGPLLADTYVTLLKGRNAWYGQKLAKGELNLEMGDNIKGKGMIQGVSAVRAFYELLSHSSLNVLNPEENKHVAPVELCPILKMLYRILIAREYPTQAILQALRDETTNDPRDRIEIAQSHVFYRPSLLGHKI